One part of the Gigantopelta aegis isolate Gae_Host unplaced genomic scaffold, Gae_host_genome ctg1003_pilon_pilon:::debris, whole genome shotgun sequence genome encodes these proteins:
- the LOC121390839 gene encoding uncharacterized protein LOC121390839, with product MAQSSSTRFTGEEVLDILMDDDDEELLNEFCFEGSDDEYSDDEESIRADTIQWSTELKEINIKEFIPYDKPHGPADNITSYSLLDLFYLFFTHDILKYLADQTNLYAYACLGEYYESWDKVTADEIRAYMGFMILMGLVQLPALCDYWRKDSTFHYEPIASRISRRRFLDISSFSSFC from the exons ATGGCTCAGAGCTCCAGTACTCGATTCACTGGTGAAGAGGTTTTAGATATTCTGATGGATGATGACGATGAAGAACTTTTGAATGAATTCTGTTTTGAAGGTAGTGATGATGAATATTCAGACGATGAGGAATCTATCAG AGCTGACACAATTCAATGGTCAACAGAGCTCAAGGAAATCAACATAAAAGAGTTCATACCGTATGACAAACCTCATGGTCCAGCTGATAACATAACTTCATACTCACTGCTTGATCTATTTTACCTTTTCTTCacacatgacattctcaaataTCTAGCTGACCAGACAAACCTCTATGCTTATGCCTGTTTAGGAGAATATTATGAATCATGGGATAAGGTAACAGCAGATGAAATAAGAGCTTACATGGGTTTTATGATATTGATGGGTCTTGTTCAGCTACCTGCTTTATGTGATTACTGGCGTAAGGATTCGACATTCCATTACGAGCCAATTGCTAGTAGGATTAGTCGGAGACGATTTCTTGATATTTCATCGTTTTCTTCATTTTGTTGA